The genomic region CGCCGAAACAGTCGCTGAGTCTGGGGTATGGCCTGCACAGCCAGATGCAGAACATCGCCACCTACTTTGTCCAGATTCCCGGCTCTACTGACTTGGAAGGTTCACCGAATCAGAATCTGAAGTTTACCAAATCGCACCACCTCGTGCTCGGGTACGACTGGCTCCTCAACGACCACCTGCGCGTCAAGGCGGAAACCTACTACCAGTCGCTGTTCAATATTCCGATCAGTGCCGACAAACGGGACGCGTTTGCCCTGGTCAACAGCTTCGACGGGCTGGTCTTCGATCCGCTGACGAACCGGGGCCGCGGCCGGAACTACGGCGCAGAACTGACGCTCGAACAGTTCATGCACAACGGCCTGTATTTCCTCTGGTCTTCGTCGGTGTACGAATCGAAATACAAAGGCTCGGACAACATCTGGCGGGATACCCGCTTCAACGGCAACTTCGCGACCAGTTTTCTGGCCGGGAAAGAAATCACGACGGGCGAAACGGGGCTTTTCCGCCGGAGCATCATCGGCCTGAACCTGAAGCTGAGCTATTACGGCGGTTACCGGACCACGCCCATCGACGTGGCCGCCTCGCAGGAAAAAGGCGAAACGGTGTACATCGACCGGCTGACCTTCAGCGAGCAGCTGCCCGATTATTTCCGGACGGACGTTCGGTTTAGTTGGAAAAAGAACCGCCCGCAATCCACCCGCACCTGGTCGCTCGACATCCAGAACGTGTCCAACCGGCAGAATGTGTACGGGCGGTATTTTGATGCCAAATCCGGCTCCGTCAAAACCTTTTACGGCGTACCGCTTATTCCCGTGCTGAGCTACCGGGTCGCCTGGTAACGGTTCCCCCGCCCGCCGATACCGACCGGTTAGCCTGTGAGGTATCGGCGGTGCCATAACATTCCGGCAAACACCGGGTTGCATTAAGAAACCAAACACACAACGTTATGCAGGCCCAGACATTACAGCCGACGGAGCTGAGCACGCTGAAGGAAAAAATCAAGGACATCCGGATCGCCATGATGACCACGCAGGAGACGGACGGCGATTTCCACAGCCGCCCGATGGCTACCCACGACCTCGACCCCGACGGCTCGATGTGGTTTTTCACTTACAACGACTCCAACAAGGTAGATGAAATTTCCCGCAACAACCGCGTCAGTCTGACGTTCACGGACCAGGCTTCGGAAACTTACGTAGCCACCTCCGGAACTGCCGAGGTCGTGCACGACAAACAGAAAATCGACCAGCTCTGGAAAGACTTCCTGAAAACCTGGTTTCCCGGCGGCAAAGACGACCCGCGCATCACCCTCATCAAGGTCAGGACGCATCAGGGCGAATTCTGGGACCGTCCGGGCGGCAAGATGATGACGATTTTCGAAATGGTAAAAGGCGCCGTCACCGGCCAGCCGGATACGAGCGGGCGGAATGAGAAGTTTGGCGAAGAGGCGAAGTAGTTGAATGACTGAATTTTGAATGATTGATAGGTTGAATGGCTTCGCAGCGGAATTACGGCGAAGCCTAATCATCCAGTCAATCATTCAAAATTCAATCATTTAATTTCCCGATTGTCCTGCTCCGGCTGGGGCCTGAGCACGTGCACGTCGAGCATGGCGAGCGGGCGGGCGAGGTACTCGCGGATGAGCGTACGGATGGAGTAGCCGTCGGGCACGTCCTGGGCGGAAAAGGCAATCGCTTCGATGCCCTCATTGTTGCCGATGTACAGGGCCCGGGCGTTGTGGAAATTTTGGGAGACGATGGTAATCTTGTCCTGATTAAAGACCTCCTTACAGCGAACAATGGAGTCGAAGGTCCGGAAGCCGGCATAATCCAGCGTCATCACCTCTTCGGGCACGCCCCGTTTCAGCAGGGCTTTTTTCATGTCCACCGGCTCGTTGTAATACTCCGAGTCGTTGTTGCCGCTGAGGATGATGTATTTGATTTTTCCTTCTTTAAAAAGCCGGGCCGTGGCATCCATCCGGTACCGGAAAAACAGGTTTTCCTTCCCGCTTTTGACGTATTTGCTGGTCCCCAGCACGAGGGCTACATCGTTGGAAGGCAGCTCGTTGATATCGAAATAAATCTGTCTCCGGGTAGAGTACACAACCCACCAGTTGCAGAGCAGTACCAGCAGCAATCCCAGAAAACCTGCGGCAATACCCAGCTTAATGACGCGTTTCAGACGCATCATCACAAGGCGGCGTTTCAGGTTTCCGGGGTAGTCGCCGGGTTGCCGGGCGGTCATGTACTCCATCGGATTCATAACATGG from Tellurirhabdus rosea harbors:
- a CDS encoding pyridoxamine 5'-phosphate oxidase family protein, producing the protein MQAQTLQPTELSTLKEKIKDIRIAMMTTQETDGDFHSRPMATHDLDPDGSMWFFTYNDSNKVDEISRNNRVSLTFTDQASETYVATSGTAEVVHDKQKIDQLWKDFLKTWFPGGKDDPRITLIKVRTHQGEFWDRPGGKMMTIFEMVKGAVTGQPDTSGRNEKFGEEAK
- a CDS encoding SanA/YdcF family protein, with product MNPMEYMTARQPGDYPGNLKRRLVMMRLKRVIKLGIAAGFLGLLLVLLCNWWVVYSTRRQIYFDINELPSNDVALVLGTSKYVKSGKENLFFRYRMDATARLFKEGKIKYIILSGNNDSEYYNEPVDMKKALLKRGVPEEVMTLDYAGFRTFDSIVRCKEVFNQDKITIVSQNFHNARALYIGNNEGIEAIAFSAQDVPDGYSIRTLIREYLARPLAMLDVHVLRPQPEQDNREIK